A single Vulpes lagopus strain Blue_001 chromosome 3, ASM1834538v1, whole genome shotgun sequence DNA region contains:
- the PRSS53 gene encoding serine protease 53 isoform X2, producing MKQSWGPGLLILGAVVLMKGLRAAQLVCGQRGPGPPEPQEGITVPGEWPWQVSVRRRGVHICSGSLVADTWVLTAAHCFEKAAVTELNSWSVVLGSLQREGLSPGAEEVGVTALQLPRAYSHYSQGSDLALLQLAHPKAHTPLCLPQPTHRFPFGTSCWATGWDQDTNGAPRTLRNLRLRLISRPTCNCLYNRLHQRLLASPARPGMLCGGAQPGVQGPCQGDSGGPVLCREPDGYWVQAGIISFASSCAQEDTPVLLTNTAAYSSWLQAQAQGAVFLSQNPETPEMSDEDSCVACGSLGREGPQAEAPSPWPWDARLKHQGKLACGGALVSEEVVLTAAHCFIGRQTPEEWTIALGTGAEERGLKQLILHGAYTHPEGGYDVALLLLAQPVTLGPSLRPLCLPYSDHHLPDGERGWVLGLPRQGAGISSPQTVPVTLLGPRACSRLHTTPGSDNIPILPGMGLSGTPLVHEVRGTWFLAGLHSFGDACQGPARPAVFVALPAYESWVSSLDWQVYFAEEPEPETEPGSCLANMRREEISEDEANPILLPLPDRQTNWLLTGGSGILQTQ from the exons ATGAAGCAGAGCTGGGGACCCGGGCTGCTCATCCTGGGAGCAGTGGTCCTCATGAAGG GTCTTCGAGCAGCTCAGCTTG TGTGTGGGCAGCGTGGCCCTGGTCCCCCTGAGCCTCAGGAGGGCATCACGGTACCTGGCGAGTGGCCGTGGCAAGTGAGTGTGAGGAGGCGGGGAGTCCACATCTGCAGCGGATCCCTGGTGGCGGACACCTGGGTCCTCACTGCTGCTCACTGCTTTGAAAA GGCAGCAGTGACAGAACTGAATTCCTGGTCGGTTGTCCTGGGTTCTCTGCAACGTGAGGGGCTGAGCCCAGGGGCTGAGGAGGTAGGAGTGACGGCTCTGCAGCTGCCACGGGCCTACAGCCACTACAGCCAGGGCTCAGACCTGGCCCTGCTACAACTTGCCCACCCCAAGGCCCACACACCCCTCTGCTTGCCCCAACCTACCCATCGCTTTCCTTTTGGGACCTCCTGCTGGGCCACTGGCTGGGATCAGGACACCAATGGTG CTCCCAGGACTCTGCGAAATCTGCGCCTGCGTCTAATCAGCCGCCCCACATGTAACTGTCTCTACAACCGGCTGCACCAGCGTCTGCTGGCCAGCCCAGCTCGGCCTGGGATGCTGTGTGGGGGCGCCCAGCCTGGGGTGCAGGGGCCTTGTCAG GGAGATTCCGGGGGCCCCGTGCTGTGCCGCGAGCCTGACGGATACTGGGTCCAGGCTGGGATCATCAGCTTTGCATCAAGCTGTGCCCAAGAAGACACTCCCGTGCTGCTGACCAACACAGCTGCTTACAGCTCCTGGCtgcaggctcaggctcagggggCAGTCTTCCTGTCCCAGAACCCAGAGACCCCAGAGATGAGTGATGAGGACAGCTGTGTAG CCTGTGGATCCTTGGGGAGAGAAGGTCCCCAGGCAGAAGCCCCCTCCCCATGGCCCTGGGATGCCAGGCTGAAGCACCAGGGGAAGCTGGCCTGTGGTGGAGCCCTGGTGTCAGAGGAGGTAGTGCTGACTGCTGCCCACTGCTTCATTGG GCGCCAGACCCCAGAGGAATGGACCATAGCACTGGGGACTGGAGCAGAGGAGCGAGGCCTGAAGCAACTCATCCTGCATGGGGCTTATACCCACCCAGAGGGGGGCTACGATGTGGCCCTCCTGTTGCTGGCCCAACCTGTGACACTAGGCCCCAGCCTTCGGCCCCTCTGCCTGCCCTATTCCGACCACCATCTGCCTGACGGGGAACGTGGCTGGGTCCTGGGGCTGCCCCGCCAAGGAGCAG GCATCAGCTCCCCTCAGACTGTACCTGTGACcctcctgggacccagggcctGCAGCCGGCTGCATACAACTCCTGGGAGCGACAACATCCCCATTCTGCCAGGGATG GGTCTCTCTGGGACACCACTGGTACATGAGGTGAGGGGCACATGGTTCCTGGCTGGGCTACACAGCTTTGGAGATGCCTGCCAAGGCCCGGCAAGGCCCGCAGTCTTCGTGGCACTCCCCGCCTATGAGAGCTGGGTCAGCAGTTTGGACTGGCAGGTCTATTTTGCTGAGGAGCCGGAGCCTGAGACCGAGCCTGGAAGCTGCTTGGCCAACATGA ggagggaggaaattTCTGAGGATGAGGCCAACcccatcctccttcctcttcctgacAGGCAAACCAACTGGCTGTTAACAGGTGGCTCTGGGATACTGCAGACACAGTGA
- the PRSS53 gene encoding serine protease 53 isoform X1, translated as MKQSWGPGLLILGAVVLMKGLRAAQLVCGQRGPGPPEPQEGITVPGEWPWQVSVRRRGVHICSGSLVADTWVLTAAHCFEKAAVTELNSWSVVLGSLQREGLSPGAEEVGVTALQLPRAYSHYSQGSDLALLQLAHPKAHTPLCLPQPTHRFPFGTSCWATGWDQDTNGAPRTLRNLRLRLISRPTCNCLYNRLHQRLLASPARPGMLCGGAQPGVQGPCQGDSGGPVLCREPDGYWVQAGIISFASSCAQEDTPVLLTNTAAYSSWLQAQAQGAVFLSQNPETPEMSDEDSCVACGSLGREGPQAEAPSPWPWDARLKHQGKLACGGALVSEEVVLTAAHCFIGRQTPEEWTIALGTGAEERGLKQLILHGAYTHPEGGYDVALLLLAQPVTLGPSLRPLCLPYSDHHLPDGERGWVLGLPRQGAGISSPQTVPVTLLGPRACSRLHTTPGSDNIPILPGMVCTSVVGEPPNCEGLSGTPLVHEVRGTWFLAGLHSFGDACQGPARPAVFVALPAYESWVSSLDWQVYFAEEPEPETEPGSCLANMRREEISEDEANPILLPLPDRQTNWLLTGGSGILQTQ; from the exons ATGAAGCAGAGCTGGGGACCCGGGCTGCTCATCCTGGGAGCAGTGGTCCTCATGAAGG GTCTTCGAGCAGCTCAGCTTG TGTGTGGGCAGCGTGGCCCTGGTCCCCCTGAGCCTCAGGAGGGCATCACGGTACCTGGCGAGTGGCCGTGGCAAGTGAGTGTGAGGAGGCGGGGAGTCCACATCTGCAGCGGATCCCTGGTGGCGGACACCTGGGTCCTCACTGCTGCTCACTGCTTTGAAAA GGCAGCAGTGACAGAACTGAATTCCTGGTCGGTTGTCCTGGGTTCTCTGCAACGTGAGGGGCTGAGCCCAGGGGCTGAGGAGGTAGGAGTGACGGCTCTGCAGCTGCCACGGGCCTACAGCCACTACAGCCAGGGCTCAGACCTGGCCCTGCTACAACTTGCCCACCCCAAGGCCCACACACCCCTCTGCTTGCCCCAACCTACCCATCGCTTTCCTTTTGGGACCTCCTGCTGGGCCACTGGCTGGGATCAGGACACCAATGGTG CTCCCAGGACTCTGCGAAATCTGCGCCTGCGTCTAATCAGCCGCCCCACATGTAACTGTCTCTACAACCGGCTGCACCAGCGTCTGCTGGCCAGCCCAGCTCGGCCTGGGATGCTGTGTGGGGGCGCCCAGCCTGGGGTGCAGGGGCCTTGTCAG GGAGATTCCGGGGGCCCCGTGCTGTGCCGCGAGCCTGACGGATACTGGGTCCAGGCTGGGATCATCAGCTTTGCATCAAGCTGTGCCCAAGAAGACACTCCCGTGCTGCTGACCAACACAGCTGCTTACAGCTCCTGGCtgcaggctcaggctcagggggCAGTCTTCCTGTCCCAGAACCCAGAGACCCCAGAGATGAGTGATGAGGACAGCTGTGTAG CCTGTGGATCCTTGGGGAGAGAAGGTCCCCAGGCAGAAGCCCCCTCCCCATGGCCCTGGGATGCCAGGCTGAAGCACCAGGGGAAGCTGGCCTGTGGTGGAGCCCTGGTGTCAGAGGAGGTAGTGCTGACTGCTGCCCACTGCTTCATTGG GCGCCAGACCCCAGAGGAATGGACCATAGCACTGGGGACTGGAGCAGAGGAGCGAGGCCTGAAGCAACTCATCCTGCATGGGGCTTATACCCACCCAGAGGGGGGCTACGATGTGGCCCTCCTGTTGCTGGCCCAACCTGTGACACTAGGCCCCAGCCTTCGGCCCCTCTGCCTGCCCTATTCCGACCACCATCTGCCTGACGGGGAACGTGGCTGGGTCCTGGGGCTGCCCCGCCAAGGAGCAG GCATCAGCTCCCCTCAGACTGTACCTGTGACcctcctgggacccagggcctGCAGCCGGCTGCATACAACTCCTGGGAGCGACAACATCCCCATTCTGCCAGGGATGGTGTGTACCAGTGTTGTGGGTGAGCCACCCAACTGTGAG GGTCTCTCTGGGACACCACTGGTACATGAGGTGAGGGGCACATGGTTCCTGGCTGGGCTACACAGCTTTGGAGATGCCTGCCAAGGCCCGGCAAGGCCCGCAGTCTTCGTGGCACTCCCCGCCTATGAGAGCTGGGTCAGCAGTTTGGACTGGCAGGTCTATTTTGCTGAGGAGCCGGAGCCTGAGACCGAGCCTGGAAGCTGCTTGGCCAACATGA ggagggaggaaattTCTGAGGATGAGGCCAACcccatcctccttcctcttcctgacAGGCAAACCAACTGGCTGTTAACAGGTGGCTCTGGGATACTGCAGACACAGTGA
- the PRSS53 gene encoding serine protease 53 isoform X3 — protein sequence MKQSWGPGLLILGAVVLMKGLRAAQLVCGQRGPGPPEPQEGITVPGEWPWQVSVRRRGVHICSGSLVADTWVLTAAHCFEKAAVTELNSWSVVLGSLQREGLSPGAEEVGVTALQLPRAYSHYSQGSDLALLQLAHPKAHTPLCLPQPTHRFPFGTSCWATGWDQDTNGAPRTLRNLRLRLISRPTCNCLYNRLHQRLLASPARPGMLCGGAQPGVQGPCQGDSGGPVLCREPDGYWVQAGIISFASSCAQEDTPVLLTNTAAYSSWLQAQAQGAVFLSQNPETPEMSDEDSCVACGSLGREGPQAEAPSPWPWDARLKHQGKLACGGALVSEEVVLTAAHCFIGRQTPEEWTIALGTGAEERGLKQLILHGAYTHPEGGYDVALLLLAQPVTLGPSLRPLCLPYSDHHLPDGERGWVLGLPRQGAGISSPQTVPVTLLGPRACSRLHTTPGSDNIPILPGMVCTSVVGEPPNCEGLSGTPLVHEVRGTWFLAGLHSFGDACQGPARPAVFVALPAYESWVSSLDWQVYFAEEPEPETEPGSCLANMSKPTGC from the exons ATGAAGCAGAGCTGGGGACCCGGGCTGCTCATCCTGGGAGCAGTGGTCCTCATGAAGG GTCTTCGAGCAGCTCAGCTTG TGTGTGGGCAGCGTGGCCCTGGTCCCCCTGAGCCTCAGGAGGGCATCACGGTACCTGGCGAGTGGCCGTGGCAAGTGAGTGTGAGGAGGCGGGGAGTCCACATCTGCAGCGGATCCCTGGTGGCGGACACCTGGGTCCTCACTGCTGCTCACTGCTTTGAAAA GGCAGCAGTGACAGAACTGAATTCCTGGTCGGTTGTCCTGGGTTCTCTGCAACGTGAGGGGCTGAGCCCAGGGGCTGAGGAGGTAGGAGTGACGGCTCTGCAGCTGCCACGGGCCTACAGCCACTACAGCCAGGGCTCAGACCTGGCCCTGCTACAACTTGCCCACCCCAAGGCCCACACACCCCTCTGCTTGCCCCAACCTACCCATCGCTTTCCTTTTGGGACCTCCTGCTGGGCCACTGGCTGGGATCAGGACACCAATGGTG CTCCCAGGACTCTGCGAAATCTGCGCCTGCGTCTAATCAGCCGCCCCACATGTAACTGTCTCTACAACCGGCTGCACCAGCGTCTGCTGGCCAGCCCAGCTCGGCCTGGGATGCTGTGTGGGGGCGCCCAGCCTGGGGTGCAGGGGCCTTGTCAG GGAGATTCCGGGGGCCCCGTGCTGTGCCGCGAGCCTGACGGATACTGGGTCCAGGCTGGGATCATCAGCTTTGCATCAAGCTGTGCCCAAGAAGACACTCCCGTGCTGCTGACCAACACAGCTGCTTACAGCTCCTGGCtgcaggctcaggctcagggggCAGTCTTCCTGTCCCAGAACCCAGAGACCCCAGAGATGAGTGATGAGGACAGCTGTGTAG CCTGTGGATCCTTGGGGAGAGAAGGTCCCCAGGCAGAAGCCCCCTCCCCATGGCCCTGGGATGCCAGGCTGAAGCACCAGGGGAAGCTGGCCTGTGGTGGAGCCCTGGTGTCAGAGGAGGTAGTGCTGACTGCTGCCCACTGCTTCATTGG GCGCCAGACCCCAGAGGAATGGACCATAGCACTGGGGACTGGAGCAGAGGAGCGAGGCCTGAAGCAACTCATCCTGCATGGGGCTTATACCCACCCAGAGGGGGGCTACGATGTGGCCCTCCTGTTGCTGGCCCAACCTGTGACACTAGGCCCCAGCCTTCGGCCCCTCTGCCTGCCCTATTCCGACCACCATCTGCCTGACGGGGAACGTGGCTGGGTCCTGGGGCTGCCCCGCCAAGGAGCAG GCATCAGCTCCCCTCAGACTGTACCTGTGACcctcctgggacccagggcctGCAGCCGGCTGCATACAACTCCTGGGAGCGACAACATCCCCATTCTGCCAGGGATGGTGTGTACCAGTGTTGTGGGTGAGCCACCCAACTGTGAG GGTCTCTCTGGGACACCACTGGTACATGAGGTGAGGGGCACATGGTTCCTGGCTGGGCTACACAGCTTTGGAGATGCCTGCCAAGGCCCGGCAAGGCCCGCAGTCTTCGTGGCACTCCCCGCCTATGAGAGCTGGGTCAGCAGTTTGGACTGGCAGGTCTATTTTGCTGAGGAGCCGGAGCCTGAGACCGAGCCTGGAAGCTGCTTGGCCAACATGA GCAAACCAACTGGCTGTTAA